In Saccharolobus solfataricus, a genomic segment contains:
- a CDS encoding 30S ribosomal protein S17e, with the protein MGNIYTKDIKRIVKEIYDRYKDEIKDDYNTNKQIVIRYVDVKSKKVRNRIAGYLTRYYKIMKEKETSPAEEKEEISEEI; encoded by the coding sequence ATGGGTAATATATATACTAAAGATATAAAAAGAATAGTAAAAGAAATATATGATCGTTATAAAGATGAGATAAAAGATGATTATAATACAAATAAACAAATAGTTATTAGATATGTTGACGTAAAGTCAAAGAAAGTGAGGAATAGAATAGCAGGATATCTTACAAGATATTATAAAATAATGAAAGAAAAAGAGACTTCTCCGGCTGAAGAGAAGGAGGAAATATCCGAAGAGATCTAG
- a CDS encoding transcription factor S, producing MKFCPKCNSMMVPKKSNGKNVYRCTKCGYEKEVPETTIVVTSKVKHSIKEKTLVLEEEEMPSGAQKIKGVLCPSCKNDEAYFWILQTRRADEPPTRFYKCTKCGKVWREYE from the coding sequence GTGAAGTTCTGTCCCAAATGTAACTCTATGATGGTTCCAAAGAAATCCAATGGCAAGAACGTATATAGATGTACCAAATGTGGTTATGAAAAAGAGGTCCCAGAAACAACGATAGTAGTAACGAGTAAAGTAAAACATAGTATTAAAGAAAAAACGTTAGTATTAGAAGAGGAGGAAATGCCCAGTGGTGCACAAAAAATAAAAGGTGTTCTATGTCCTTCATGCAAAAATGATGAAGCCTATTTCTGGATATTACAAACTAGAAGGGCGGATGAGCCACCTACTAGATTTTATAAGTGCACGAAATGCGGTAAAGTATGGAGAGAGTACGAGTAA
- a CDS encoding MFS transporter, translating to MGYNKPDFSSLEFKSVLTAGMGVFTDGYELYAISLVFYYIQKEFLLNGLEEGIVIASAYYGAAVSAILLGFLSDKLGRKFIYGLDVALMSLGILFQSISTNFAELVMSRIILGFGIGADYVLSPIITAENSNPKNRGKRMIVTFALLWGMGAVTAAFVEQILLLVNMENDLIWRIVLFMGILPAISVFYLRRKIPETYKFLTRIKPKPEELKKLEKEIKSKVAISPDEVPFSKRFVSAIGITIISSILWLLYDMYSSTFAIYGPITIAGNLGLNPIEFTYLAQFLAGLPGQIISIYLVDKIGRKPLIVIGYAGVAFWLFMYSILLMDPYYFGLKIHISNPLKAAESLTGEAALLGLSFYLMNYLSSAIGPASIIGSAMLTPELVPTKVRGTSQAISVAVDRLAAAFSITAFPLLLAKFGLPVLLGIYSIIALVSCSITLFLIPETKGVELS from the coding sequence ATGGGTTATAATAAACCGGACTTTTCCTCACTAGAATTCAAGAGCGTCTTAACAGCCGGTATGGGAGTATTTACTGATGGATATGAACTTTATGCGATTTCATTAGTTTTCTATTATATACAAAAGGAATTTCTATTAAATGGACTAGAGGAAGGGATAGTTATAGCTAGTGCATATTATGGTGCAGCAGTTTCCGCAATTCTATTAGGCTTTTTATCAGATAAACTAGGAAGAAAGTTTATTTACGGTCTCGATGTAGCTTTAATGAGTTTAGGAATACTATTTCAGTCAATATCAACAAATTTTGCAGAGTTAGTCATGTCTAGAATAATCTTAGGTTTTGGGATTGGCGCAGATTATGTTCTTTCTCCTATAATTACTGCAGAGAATTCAAATCCCAAAAATAGAGGAAAACGAATGATAGTAACTTTTGCACTACTTTGGGGAATGGGTGCAGTTACTGCAGCATTTGTTGAGCAAATCTTGCTGTTAGTGAACATGGAGAATGATCTCATATGGAGAATAGTATTGTTTATGGGAATTCTCCCAGCAATTTCTGTATTTTACTTAAGGAGAAAAATTCCTGAAACATATAAATTCTTAACTAGAATTAAACCGAAACCAGAAGAGCTAAAAAAACTAGAAAAAGAAATAAAAAGTAAAGTTGCAATTTCTCCAGATGAAGTCCCGTTCTCAAAAAGATTCGTATCAGCTATAGGAATTACAATTATATCTTCTATTCTCTGGCTTCTTTACGATATGTATTCCTCTACATTTGCAATCTATGGACCAATAACAATAGCGGGAAATTTAGGTCTAAATCCCATAGAATTCACCTATTTGGCACAGTTTCTTGCAGGTTTGCCAGGTCAGATAATTAGCATTTATCTAGTTGACAAAATAGGAAGAAAACCATTAATCGTAATAGGTTATGCTGGTGTTGCATTTTGGCTTTTTATGTACTCGATACTCCTCATGGATCCGTATTACTTTGGACTTAAGATACATATAAGTAATCCTTTAAAAGCGGCAGAAAGTTTAACCGGAGAGGCAGCATTATTAGGACTATCATTTTATCTTATGAACTATTTGTCATCAGCAATTGGACCCGCGTCCATAATAGGATCAGCGATGTTAACCCCAGAGTTAGTTCCAACCAAAGTTAGAGGGACCAGCCAAGCTATTAGTGTGGCAGTAGATAGACTTGCTGCAGCTTTTAGTATTACTGCGTTTCCTTTGTTATTAGCTAAGTTTGGACTCCCAGTACTACTAGGAATATATTCGATAATAGCTTTAGTATCGTGTAGTATAACTCTATTTTTAATACCAGAAACTAAGGGAGTAGAATTAAGTTGA
- a CDS encoding ATP-binding protein encodes MNKNLWIPILLIILGIGFLFHNLININLMFFVFPIIMIVVISFIFRNSLKVKINKFILKNGIFQIMYDNTCICGVAMKITGKIEPTSNKNDIEKELKDFINAIARKDSEFKFIIFTIVEKNKLGSSIIIYRILQHSTDIELDSFMEEVNNLLVLAKAIAPHLEFKIIQPSKNVLPIPMAFGNYPFLTVSEITYTNPINSNIVSEDFDVEIGEATNGTVTSRVGIRVKDITRHIGIFGSTGSGKTNTAILLASQLNAKGVKVIILDWHGEYDQLLKNGFRIYDEKTIVKINPLHLIDLDVEDTVDIIGDVLQLTDPQRFLLYTILLKLKSYRKFSINQLLEVINSIEDTSYWMRDVKYALLRKIFILFTPTASKLFSTVDETSLNDFPDYLTSSTIINLGFISNLKLRKLYSLFLIKLIVESYIRYKINQQTLIILDEAQNYFNREGNEFIDRLASEIRKYNIGLCFITQSPSLLSQNVLKNTNIKIIHSIKSDVDKKAIRDTLSLDERLTQSLDKLDVGEAIISAPNLKIPIIIKIKKIS; translated from the coding sequence ATGAATAAAAATCTTTGGATTCCTATACTACTCATAATTCTGGGAATTGGTTTTCTGTTTCATAATTTAATTAATATTAACTTAATGTTTTTCGTATTTCCAATTATAATGATAGTGGTTATCTCGTTTATTTTCAGAAATTCTCTTAAAGTAAAAATAAATAAATTCATTCTTAAAAATGGAATCTTCCAGATAATGTATGATAATACTTGCATTTGTGGAGTTGCTATGAAAATAACGGGTAAAATCGAACCGACTTCAAATAAGAACGATATAGAAAAAGAACTTAAAGACTTCATAAATGCAATAGCTAGAAAAGACTCAGAATTCAAGTTTATAATATTTACTATAGTAGAAAAAAATAAACTAGGTTCATCTATAATAATTTATAGAATACTCCAACATTCCACCGATATAGAGTTGGACAGTTTCATGGAAGAAGTTAACAATTTATTAGTGTTAGCAAAAGCTATAGCTCCACATCTAGAGTTTAAAATTATTCAACCATCAAAAAATGTTCTTCCAATTCCAATGGCTTTTGGGAACTACCCTTTTCTAACAGTGTCCGAGATAACTTACACCAATCCTATTAATTCTAATATTGTGTCAGAGGATTTTGATGTAGAGATAGGAGAAGCCACAAACGGAACAGTAACATCAAGGGTAGGAATAAGAGTAAAAGACATTACGAGACATATAGGAATCTTTGGAAGTACTGGATCTGGAAAGACGAATACTGCAATACTTTTAGCCTCCCAATTGAACGCTAAAGGTGTTAAGGTAATTATATTGGATTGGCATGGGGAATATGATCAACTCCTCAAAAACGGCTTTAGAATTTATGATGAGAAAACTATAGTAAAAATAAATCCATTACACTTAATAGATTTAGACGTGGAAGATACAGTTGACATTATTGGAGATGTTTTACAACTAACAGATCCACAACGATTTTTACTTTATACCATTTTATTAAAACTAAAAAGTTATAGAAAATTCTCAATTAATCAGTTATTAGAAGTTATTAATAGTATCGAAGATACGTCGTACTGGATGCGGGACGTGAAATATGCTTTGCTTAGAAAAATATTTATCTTATTTACTCCAACTGCATCTAAATTATTTTCTACTGTAGATGAAACTTCACTTAATGACTTTCCAGATTATTTAACGAGTTCTACAATCATAAACTTAGGATTTATTTCAAATCTTAAACTCAGAAAATTATACTCATTATTTCTAATAAAACTTATAGTGGAAAGTTATATAAGATATAAGATAAACCAACAGACCCTTATCATTCTAGATGAAGCACAAAATTACTTCAATAGGGAGGGAAATGAATTTATAGATAGATTAGCCTCCGAGATAAGAAAATATAATATAGGTTTATGCTTTATTACTCAGTCACCATCATTACTTTCGCAGAATGTACTGAAAAATACAAATATAAAAATTATTCATTCAATAAAATCTGATGTCGATAAGAAAGCTATTAGAGATACGTTGTCACTCGATGAAAGACTTACACAAAGTTTAGATAAACTAGACGTAGGAGAAGCAATAATAAGTGCACCAAATTTAAAAATACCTATAATAATTAAAATTAAAAAAATATCTTAG
- a CDS encoding ribosome biogenesis/translation initiation ATPase RLI, producing the protein MRVAVINYDFCKPDKCNLECINFCPVDRSGGKAIELSEIVKGKPVIYEETCIGCGICVKKCPYEAISIVNLPDELEGEVIHRYKVNGFKLFGLPTPKNNTILGVLGKNGVGKTTVLKILAGEIIPNFGDPNSKVGKDEVLKRFRGKEIYNYFKELYSNELKIVHKIQYVEYASKFLKGTVNEILTKIDERGKKDEVKELLNMTNLWNKDANILSGGGLQRLLVAASLLREADVYIFDEPSSYLDVRERMNMAKAIRELLKNKYVIVVDHDLIVLDYLTDLIHIIYGESSVYGRVSKSYAARVGINNFLKGYLPAENMKIRPDEIKFMLKEVSDLDLSKDLKTKMKWTKIIKKLGDFQLVVDNGEAKEGEIIGILGPNGIGKTTFARILVGEITADEGSVTPEKQILSYKPQRIFPNYDGTVQQYLENASKDALSTSSWFFEEVTKRLNLHRLLESNVNDLSGGELQKLYIAATLAKEADLYVLDEPSSYLDVEERYIVAKAIKRVTRERKAVTFIIDHDLSIHDYIADRIIVFKGEPEKAGLATSPVTLKTGMNEFLRELEVTFRRDAETGRPRVNKIGSYLDRVQKERGDYYSMVLSTQ; encoded by the coding sequence GTGAGAGTTGCTGTAATAAATTATGACTTTTGTAAGCCAGATAAATGTAACTTAGAGTGTATAAATTTCTGTCCTGTTGATAGGTCTGGAGGAAAAGCCATAGAACTGTCGGAAATTGTTAAGGGAAAACCAGTAATTTATGAAGAAACTTGTATAGGTTGTGGAATATGTGTAAAGAAATGTCCATATGAAGCTATATCAATTGTTAATCTTCCAGACGAGTTAGAAGGAGAGGTTATACATAGATACAAAGTAAATGGGTTCAAATTATTCGGCTTACCTACACCTAAAAATAATACGATATTAGGAGTATTAGGGAAGAATGGAGTAGGGAAAACCACAGTACTTAAAATACTAGCTGGTGAAATAATCCCAAATTTTGGAGATCCAAATTCCAAAGTAGGTAAAGACGAAGTGTTAAAAAGGTTTAGAGGAAAAGAAATTTATAATTATTTTAAAGAATTATATAGTAATGAACTAAAAATAGTACATAAGATTCAATACGTTGAGTACGCTTCAAAATTCCTTAAAGGTACGGTGAATGAAATTTTGACAAAGATAGATGAAAGAGGGAAAAAGGATGAAGTTAAAGAACTTCTAAACATGACTAATCTTTGGAATAAGGATGCTAATATACTTTCTGGAGGAGGACTTCAGCGATTATTAGTAGCTGCTTCACTATTGAGAGAAGCAGATGTATACATATTTGACGAACCTTCTTCTTATCTAGATGTTAGGGAAAGAATGAATATGGCTAAGGCAATTAGAGAATTGTTAAAGAATAAATATGTTATAGTTGTGGATCATGACTTAATAGTTTTGGATTATCTTACAGATTTAATACATATAATCTATGGAGAAAGTTCAGTATATGGAAGGGTTTCAAAATCTTATGCAGCTAGAGTAGGGATAAATAATTTTCTTAAAGGATATTTACCAGCTGAAAATATGAAAATAAGACCAGACGAAATAAAGTTTATGCTAAAAGAGGTTAGTGACCTAGACCTTTCCAAAGATCTAAAAACAAAAATGAAATGGACTAAGATAATCAAGAAGTTAGGTGATTTTCAGTTAGTAGTAGATAATGGAGAGGCTAAAGAGGGAGAAATAATCGGAATTTTAGGACCAAACGGAATTGGAAAGACAACTTTCGCAAGAATATTAGTTGGCGAAATTACAGCAGATGAAGGATCTGTAACCCCAGAAAAACAAATATTATCTTATAAACCACAACGAATCTTTCCTAACTATGATGGAACTGTTCAACAATACTTAGAAAATGCGAGTAAAGACGCTCTTTCTACCTCATCCTGGTTCTTCGAAGAGGTAACTAAAAGGCTTAACTTGCACAGACTGCTGGAATCTAATGTGAATGATCTAAGTGGAGGCGAATTACAGAAATTATATATAGCAGCTACTTTGGCAAAAGAAGCTGATCTTTACGTTTTGGATGAACCTTCCTCTTATCTCGATGTCGAAGAGAGATATATAGTCGCTAAAGCTATAAAGAGAGTTACGAGGGAGAGGAAAGCGGTAACTTTTATCATAGATCACGATCTTTCAATACATGATTATATAGCGGATAGAATTATCGTTTTCAAAGGAGAACCAGAAAAAGCTGGATTAGCAACATCTCCGGTAACGTTAAAGACGGGAATGAATGAGTTTTTGAGAGAATTGGAGGTAACGTTCAGGAGAGATGCAGAGACCGGAAGACCTAGAGTAAATAAGATTGGGAGTTACTTAGATAGAGTCCAGAAAGAAAGAGGAGATTATTACTCCATGGTTCTTTCTACCCAGTAA
- a CDS encoding DNA-directed RNA polymerase subunit L, which produces MEIRILKSESNYLELEIEGEDHTLGNLIAGTLRRISGVSFASYYQPHPLSDKIIVKILTDGSITPKDALLKAIENIRGMTSHYIDEIKGLTK; this is translated from the coding sequence GTGGAAATTAGAATACTAAAAAGTGAAAGTAATTACTTGGAATTAGAGATAGAAGGAGAGGATCATACGTTAGGTAACTTAATTGCGGGTACCTTGAGGAGAATTAGTGGCGTAAGTTTTGCTTCATATTATCAACCACATCCTTTATCTGATAAAATAATAGTTAAAATACTAACTGATGGTTCAATAACTCCTAAAGATGCCTTATTGAAAGCCATTGAAAATATAAGAGGAATGACCTCACACTATATCGACGAAATAAAGGGATTAACCAAGTGA
- a CDS encoding 50S ribosomal protein L16 yields MPLRPGRCYRHFSGPAYTRKEYIPGIPQPKITKFTSGNPNGDYDYEVRLITTEIGQIRHNALEAVRTLTLKTLSKKTGSETSFFMWILKYPHHVLRENKMMAFAGADRLQDGMRLSFGTPIGTAARIEKLGETLIVIKVKKEHLEFAKEALKIASKKLPLRTRIEIIPLRLVRQEVQS; encoded by the coding sequence ATGCCACTACGACCTGGAAGATGTTATAGACATTTCTCCGGTCCTGCCTATACCAGGAAGGAATATATCCCTGGTATTCCACAGCCAAAGATAACTAAGTTCACTTCTGGAAATCCAAATGGAGATTATGACTATGAGGTTAGGTTAATTACTACTGAGATAGGGCAAATAAGACATAATGCTTTAGAGGCTGTCAGAACTCTTACTCTTAAGACGTTATCTAAGAAAACTGGAAGTGAAACTTCGTTCTTTATGTGGATATTAAAGTATCCCCATCATGTGCTAAGAGAGAATAAAATGATGGCGTTTGCTGGAGCTGATAGATTGCAAGATGGAATGAGATTGTCTTTTGGTACACCAATAGGTACTGCTGCTAGGATTGAAAAACTGGGAGAAACTTTAATTGTAATAAAAGTTAAAAAAGAACATCTAGAATTTGCAAAGGAGGCGTTAAAGATAGCATCAAAGAAACTACCTTTGCGTACTAGAATTGAGATCATTCCATTAAGGCTCGTAAGACAGGAGGTTCAAAGTTGA
- a CDS encoding KEOPS complex subunit Pcc1 translates to MIELRISSEYKDAELFIRSLKVDDVNLPEGMSIESKVEGKEFEIVIKMRVTKPNDLMTVRNTADEILAHIKALQSSFDAIS, encoded by the coding sequence ATGATAGAGTTAAGAATCTCATCGGAATATAAGGATGCAGAACTATTTATAAGAAGTTTAAAAGTTGATGATGTAAATTTGCCAGAAGGAATGTCAATTGAAAGCAAAGTAGAAGGCAAAGAGTTTGAGATTGTAATAAAGATGAGAGTTACAAAACCAAACGATTTAATGACAGTTAGAAATACTGCAGACGAGATATTGGCACATATAAAAGCGCTTCAATCGTCATTTGATGCTATAAGTTAA
- the dph2 gene encoding diphthamide biosynthesis enzyme Dph2, which yields MSYNFEEERVIKEIREKNAKRVLLQFPEGLKYFSIDIVKKLREKLPNVNFIISGEPSWGACDIAEDEAQQVNADLIIHFGHTPYTWYYPKFPTIFINAESNLDISENALHSLENDISKYNGRKISLTATLQHVRLLSKIKSFLEDKGYDIVIGKPSNRFMFDGQVLGCDYKAAEVEADIYVIVSGGLFHALGLGLATNKPTIKLDPYLQKSEDITNDVRKILKVRYGKILQALDKRSWVIIQGVKVGQNRPNMIKYFYDKLTEKGYDVFTVTNKVLTLDILRNLDRNYIDVFLVTSCPRLPIDDLYNYEKPVLTPGEAKMIINNSLEPYIFPW from the coding sequence TTGAGCTATAATTTCGAAGAGGAACGTGTAATCAAGGAGATACGTGAAAAGAACGCGAAACGTGTTCTTTTACAATTTCCTGAAGGATTAAAGTATTTTTCTATAGATATAGTAAAGAAGTTAAGGGAAAAACTACCTAACGTTAATTTTATAATATCAGGTGAGCCTAGTTGGGGTGCTTGCGACATAGCAGAGGATGAGGCACAACAAGTAAATGCTGACCTTATAATTCACTTCGGTCATACCCCTTATACGTGGTACTATCCCAAGTTTCCTACCATATTTATTAACGCTGAAAGTAATTTAGATATTTCTGAAAATGCTCTTCATTCTTTAGAAAATGATATCAGTAAATATAATGGAAGAAAAATCTCATTAACGGCAACTTTACAACATGTAAGATTATTATCTAAAATTAAGTCTTTCTTAGAAGATAAGGGATACGATATAGTTATAGGTAAACCATCTAATAGATTTATGTTTGATGGACAAGTTTTAGGATGTGATTATAAAGCTGCTGAAGTAGAAGCAGATATTTATGTGATTGTATCAGGAGGATTATTTCACGCTTTAGGTTTAGGATTAGCTACAAACAAACCAACTATAAAACTTGATCCGTATTTACAGAAAAGTGAGGATATAACAAATGATGTTAGGAAGATACTGAAAGTTAGATATGGTAAAATATTACAAGCATTAGATAAACGTAGTTGGGTAATTATACAAGGGGTTAAGGTTGGACAAAATAGACCAAACATGATAAAATATTTCTATGATAAGTTAACCGAAAAAGGCTATGATGTATTTACAGTAACAAATAAGGTATTAACACTAGACATACTTAGAAATTTAGATAGAAATTATATAGACGTATTTTTAGTCACATCTTGTCCTAGACTGCCAATAGATGACCTATACAACTATGAAAAACCAGTATTAACGCCTGGAGAGGCAAAAATGATCATAAATAATAGTCTGGAACCCTATATTTTTCCATGGTGA
- a CDS encoding exosome complex RNA-binding protein Csl4: MRTQGELTLPGEELAVIEEFMTGDGTYEQNGIVRAAVVGKIFYDMLNRKSNVLGFKKIIFQHLKKAKYVIGIVNSIKEDSALVSIVGIEERGLASPISAYLHISQISNKKINNVTDAIKIGDVIKAKLLSYTFPLALTIKMKDLGVIYARCSRCGYLLIKQDENNLKCQRCGNIEQRKIGSYMVKKGGN; encoded by the coding sequence GTGAGAACTCAAGGCGAATTAACTTTACCAGGAGAGGAGTTAGCAGTAATTGAAGAATTTATGACTGGCGATGGTACGTATGAACAAAATGGTATAGTTAGAGCCGCAGTTGTAGGAAAGATCTTTTATGATATGCTAAATAGGAAGAGTAACGTACTAGGATTTAAGAAAATTATATTTCAACATTTGAAGAAGGCTAAATATGTGATTGGCATTGTTAATTCTATCAAAGAAGACTCAGCACTAGTTTCAATAGTAGGGATCGAGGAGAGAGGTCTTGCGTCACCAATTTCAGCTTACTTACATATTTCTCAAATAAGTAATAAAAAAATTAATAATGTAACAGATGCTATAAAAATCGGAGATGTAATTAAAGCTAAATTACTTTCATACACTTTTCCCTTGGCTTTGACCATTAAAATGAAAGATCTTGGTGTTATTTACGCTAGATGCTCAAGATGTGGATATTTATTGATTAAGCAAGACGAAAATAATTTAAAATGTCAGAGATGCGGAAATATTGAACAACGAAAAATAGGATCTTATATGGTGAAGAAAGGTGGAAATTAG
- the fbp gene encoding fructose-1,6-bisphosphate aldolase/phosphatase, whose product MKTTLSVIKADIGSLAGHHVVHPDTIAAANKILAEAKRNNIISDYYITYVGDDLQLIMTHNRGELDTRVHETAWNAFKEAAKIAKDLGLYAAGQDLLSDSFSGNLRGMGPGIAEIEFEERPAEPVVIFMADKTEPGAYNLPLYKIFADPFNTAGLVIDPTMHEGYKFEVLDVYEGESIMLNTPEESYDLLALIGTPSRYIVRRVYRKADNLQASVVSVERLNLIAGKYVGKDDPVMVVRAQHGLPALGEILEAFTVPYLVPGWMRGSHYGPLMPVSQKDARATRFDGPPRLISLGFNIKNGKLVGPTDLFDDPAFDEVRRTAVIIADYIRKHGPFMPHRLEPQEMEYTTLPLVIEKLKNRFKKETDMYKTKPSVYSHESSHE is encoded by the coding sequence ATGAAAACTACACTTAGTGTAATCAAGGCCGATATAGGAAGCCTAGCTGGACATCATGTTGTTCACCCTGATACTATAGCTGCAGCTAACAAAATATTGGCCGAAGCTAAAAGGAATAACATAATTTCCGATTACTACATAACCTATGTTGGTGATGATTTACAATTAATAATGACACATAACAGAGGAGAACTGGATACTAGAGTTCATGAAACAGCTTGGAACGCATTTAAAGAAGCTGCAAAAATAGCTAAGGATCTAGGATTATATGCTGCAGGACAAGATTTACTTTCGGATTCTTTTTCTGGTAATCTTAGAGGTATGGGCCCTGGAATCGCTGAAATAGAATTTGAAGAAAGACCCGCTGAACCAGTAGTTATTTTCATGGCTGATAAAACTGAGCCTGGTGCATATAATCTTCCATTATATAAGATATTTGCAGATCCATTTAATACTGCCGGACTGGTAATAGATCCAACTATGCATGAAGGGTATAAATTTGAAGTTTTAGATGTATATGAAGGAGAGTCAATAATGCTGAACACACCAGAGGAGAGTTATGATTTGCTTGCGCTAATAGGAACACCTAGTAGATATATAGTGCGAAGAGTTTATAGGAAAGCCGATAATTTGCAAGCATCAGTTGTCTCCGTAGAAAGATTGAATCTAATAGCTGGAAAATACGTAGGTAAAGACGATCCAGTTATGGTAGTAAGGGCTCAACACGGTCTGCCTGCGCTAGGAGAAATTTTAGAAGCGTTTACAGTACCTTATTTAGTACCAGGGTGGATGAGAGGCAGTCACTATGGACCTCTTATGCCAGTATCTCAAAAGGATGCGAGGGCTACAAGATTCGATGGCCCACCTAGGCTAATAAGTTTAGGATTTAACATTAAAAATGGAAAACTGGTAGGTCCAACTGATTTATTCGATGATCCTGCATTTGATGAAGTTAGAAGAACGGCTGTAATAATTGCAGATTACATTAGGAAACATGGCCCGTTTATGCCCCATAGATTAGAGCCACAAGAAATGGAGTATACTACTCTACCATTAGTGATAGAGAAGTTAAAGAATAGATTTAAGAAAGAGACAGATATGTATAAAACTAAACCAAGCGTATATTCACACGAAAGTTCACATGAATAA
- a CDS encoding DHH family phosphoesterase, producing the protein MVKRNSKEIVMEVFLGEPNNQEIREVVRNVYSKDNLCLSAYYSIEPILFSFIISKNTKNSFTLSFIPEECETQIRLDANGKWIIDNKKKYFLGQNSFCSYLPITAEDVLPIVSCIITSTILDRRSLSEWELETIREMEKFDMTIEKNLKIPAYKTLPAFLSLMFSLDPYIPGISGNRENAISLIREVNASEISKLEDLNESQLNTLLFRIISTIVKENPKFTRDDIITDRFFYLDYDILELAFSLIYSFDTIGSNEILQFVLSSSYAEALISRFRQTLSKGFSINSIENKQSYYIVETSNLTSPLLAQIILLQLQKIRRDKMIVIRDNDRLFTSRFFIPSVKKEGLIKIDDRVKNLIGI; encoded by the coding sequence ATGGTCAAAAGAAATTCTAAAGAGATAGTAATGGAAGTATTCTTAGGAGAGCCGAATAATCAAGAAATAAGGGAAGTAGTTAGGAATGTGTATTCTAAGGATAATTTGTGTTTATCTGCGTACTATTCTATAGAGCCTATCCTATTTTCATTTATTATTTCCAAAAATACTAAGAATTCTTTCACTCTTTCGTTCATTCCAGAAGAATGTGAAACACAAATTAGACTTGACGCTAACGGGAAATGGATAATAGATAATAAGAAAAAATATTTCTTGGGTCAGAATTCCTTTTGTTCATATTTACCTATAACTGCTGAAGATGTCTTGCCAATTGTTAGTTGTATTATAACGTCTACAATATTAGACAGAAGATCACTTTCCGAATGGGAATTAGAGACAATAAGGGAAATGGAGAAATTTGATATGACTATCGAAAAAAATCTGAAAATTCCTGCATATAAAACTTTACCAGCCTTTTTATCGTTAATGTTTTCTCTAGATCCTTATATACCTGGCATATCTGGCAATAGAGAAAATGCCATAAGTCTCATAAGAGAGGTAAACGCTAGTGAGATATCGAAATTAGAAGATTTGAATGAGAGTCAGCTAAATACATTACTTTTCAGAATAATTTCTACTATTGTGAAAGAAAATCCAAAATTCACTAGGGATGATATAATTACGGATAGATTTTTTTATCTTGATTATGATATATTAGAGTTGGCATTCTCTTTAATTTATTCGTTTGATACTATTGGCAGTAATGAGATCTTACAGTTTGTCCTGTCATCCTCTTATGCAGAGGCATTAATTAGTAGATTTAGGCAAACTCTCTCCAAGGGATTCTCAATCAATTCTATTGAAAATAAACAGTCATATTATATTGTTGAGACATCTAATCTCACTTCTCCTCTCTTAGCACAAATAATATTGTTACAGTTACAAAAAATAAGGAGAGATAAAATGATAGTAATCAGAGACAATGATAGACTTTTCACTAGTAGATTTTTTATTCCGTCAGTAAAGAAAGAAGGATTGATTAAAATTGATGATAGAGTTAAGAATCTCATCGGAATATAA